Part of the Uloborus diversus isolate 005 chromosome 9, Udiv.v.3.1, whole genome shotgun sequence genome is shown below.
CATAACGTAAATTCGCGTTCAGAGCAATTTAGTACAGTAAAGGCATTAGAATCCGAGGAACGGGTTtcgaatgaagaaaataaaatcggtGCATGCGGGAATAGTAGTAGGGATTCGCAGAATTGTTTTACTCAATGGGGAAGTCAGTCAAATGTTCTGTTGTCGACTGCAGTTATTTATGCGAAAACTGCAGACGATTCCTTTTTGCCCTTTCTTACAATTTTAGACACAGGATCTGAAATTTGTGCCTGCACACAGGAAGTTGCAGACTTGTTAAAATTAAAGAGTCGGTTGGTTAACTTTTTAATTACGGGATTGAATGGAGcgggtttaaaagttaaaaaagaaataaatgtgattatttcaaacaaaaagtaaGAGCTTTCAGAAAACTATTAAAATGCTGGTAATACCCAAAATTACGAATTTACCCCATCCAAACATCTTGATATTTCCAACCTTAAACTTCCACAGCATTTAATGTATGCTAATCCTAACTTTTTCGAACCGCAGCGCGCTCAAGTTTTGTTGGGTGGCAATGTATTTTATGAGTTATTGCGAACGGACAAATTAAAGTGAAAGACAGTTCGGTAATTTTGCAGAATTCAGTATTCGGCTGGATTGCTACGGGAACACTTAACAATAgagaaaacaataattttaaatgttacgTAGTAGAGGATAAAACTGAAgcagctttaaaacaattttggacTCTTGAATCTTTCGGCATTAAAGATGATTCAAAACGCTCAGATGAAGACTCCGCTTTAGAAGTCTTTAATAAAACGGTACGCTATAACAACGAACGATATGAAGTTAGTTTTCCTTGGAAGAAGAATTGGAAGGAATTAAATGACAATTTTGAGGTAGCAGAAAGGCGGTTTCAAGGTTTAGTCAAGAAAATGAAACGCGATAAGACTTTGTATATTCAATacagtgaaattttgaaagaatatttagCGAACGGAATAATTGAAGAAGTCAAGGAACCTGAAAAACGCATTGATAGAACTGTTTTTTATCTTCCTCACCATGCAGTATTCAAGCAACAAAGTGTTTATACTAAATGTAGGATAGTTTTTGATGCTAGTTCAAACGACGTTGGACAACTGTCACTAAATGACTGTCTTTGGTCTGGTATAAATTTGAACCCGCATATTTTTCAACTGTTGATTTACTTTAGAATTAACAAGATTGCCATGTTATCGGATATAGAGCGAGCGTTTTTGCAAATATCTCTAAATGAGTTTGATAGAGATGTGGTTAGATTCCTTTTTGTTAAACATGATCCTAATAAGAAAGACAATGTAGAAGTAGTAGTTTATCGTTTTTTACGTCTGACATTCGGAATAAATGTGAGCCCTTTTTTGCTGTCTGCAACCATTAAAGAACACATCAAAAAGTATGAAGAAGCCTATCCCGTTACTACTGAAGTACTCAATACCTGTTTTTACGTTGATGACCTTGTTACTGGTGTAGACAATATAAAggatgctttaaaaatttctatcgAAGCAAATAACATAATGAAAAAAGCTAGTATGAATCTCCGCAAATGGATTTCGAATGATGAATTGTTGATGAAAATGTGGGAAGAATGAGAATTTAATATTTTACCGAGTAATTTCTCAAATAACTTTAACGAACAATGTAAGGTTCTCGGACTGCCGTGGGACATTAAGGAAGATACTTTCGCTATAGAAGTAAAGGATTTGCTTGAATTTATCAAGACCGGAAAGAATACAAAACGATTTGTGCTGCAAGCAGCAGGTAGAATATTCGATCCTCTAGGATTTGTGACACCATACACAATCAGAATTAAGTGCCTGTTTCAAGAATTAtggattcgaaaaatttcctgggacgcTGAGCTGCcagatgacattttaaaaatctggaaTCGCTGGTGCTTTGAACTTCCTACATTGTTAAAACTCCAAATTCCCAGAAACGTCCTTGATTGTGCAGAACTTTCAAGTTGTGACATAGAATTGCATACCTTTTCGGACGCCAGTCCTAAAGCTTACGGTGCCGTCGTGTTTGTACTGATAAGATCTGATGACAAAGTTATTGTGAACTTTCTTACATCTAAAAGCCGTGTGGCTCCGTTAAAAAAGATTACTCTTCCAAGAATGGAGTTGCTAGGAGCTTTACTTGCTGCTAGATTAGCAAATGAAGTTGCAAATGTGTTGAAGCGGAAAATATCCCCTCCTATATACTTTTGGACAGATTCTCAAATAGCACTATACTGGATTAGAGGTTCAGCTTTGAAGTGGAAAACCTTCGTCTGCAACCGTGTGAAGGAAATTCAGGAACTTACAGACCCCGATAAATGGTTCTTTTGCGTAAGTCGTGACAACCCATCTGATGCTTTGACGAGAGGTATCAGTATCGATCAGCTGTTAGAAAAGACAGCTTGGTGGTATGGCCCTACATTTCTGAAATCCGTGAACATTTATTCTACTGATCATCTTTCAGTGGTTCCCGAAGAGGGAGCAATCGATAAAGAACTAAAACCGAACTTAAAAACTGAACCAAATGAACATTTAATGAACTTGATTGCGAgaaatgaaaattctgtttttgtttttatacttaataagtCAAATAATTATATGAAACTTATTCGTATTGTAAGTTTTCTTTATAGGTttatttataattgtaaaaatccAAAGTCCAAGAAAATAGGTCCTTTGTCTATTGATGAATCTGCTAATGCAGAAAATTGGTTAATACGTTCTCTCCAGGAAGGTGAGTTTTCTGATGAGTTTAAAAGGTTAACAAATGGTAAACAAGTTCACAGCAGAAGTAAACTTTcctctttaaatgtgtttttggataaaaataaagtaatgagaGTAGGGGGGAGACTGTCCCATGCAGATTTATCTTATGCAACCAAACATCCTATGGTTTTACCTGCAAAACATCCTTTAACaagtataattttaagaaatgttcatcttaaataTCTTCACGTAGGTCCCCAAGCTCTTTTACATCAAGTTAGACAAAAATTTTGGCCGCTAAATGGCAGGAATAGCTGTAGGAAAATTGTTCGTAACTGTGTGATCTGTTTCAAAAACAGACCTGTTACTGTTAGTCAAATCATAGCTGAATTGCCTAAAGACCGGGTAAATCCTAGTTATCCCTTTTTTGTCACTGCGATAGATTTTTGTGGTCCTttctttatcaaatttaaaaatcaaaggaaGGGTGTATTAAATAAAGTGTATGTTGTTGTTTATGTTTGTCTAAGTACTAAAGCAATACACCTGGACTTTGTAACTGATATGACTACACAGGCTTTTATAGCAAGATTGAAACGTTTTTTCGGCAGGcgaggaaaatgttcaaaaatcattacTGATAATGCTAAAACGTTCGTTGGTGCCAATGTCGAAATCAAGCGATTGCAAAAAATGGTTAGACTTCCTGATGAAATTTTGTCAAACTATTTTCTAATAGAAGGTATTCAGTGGAATTTCATTCCTCCTAGATCGCCCAATTTTGGTGGCATTTGGGAGGCCGGGGTGAAATCgttcaaatttcatttaaaaagagtGATTGGcagtcaaaatttaactttagaagaatttattACAATTTTGTCAGAAATGGAAGGTGTTTTAAATTCCCGGCCTCTCATACCGATGTCATCAGAAAtggacaattttgaaatattaacaccAGGTCACTTTCTTATTGGCAGACCTATCACTACCCTTAGTGAACCACAATTGATTGATGTTAAGGAAAACACACTTTCTAAGTGGCAAAGGATTACCAAATTTAGTCAACAAATTTGGAAGTTATGGAAAAGGGATTACTTAACCCATTTACAACAGAGAAATAAatggaaatttagcaaaaatgatGTTAAAACAGGGACTCTTGTTCTCATTCGAGAAGAAAACTTGCCATCGACAAAATGGTGTGTTGGCAGAATTATTGAAACGAACATTGGTCATGATAATAGAGTTCGAGTAGTAAAATTATGTTTGCCAAGTGGAAGCACACTAATAAGAAATGTTAGAGATGTTTGCATTCTTCCAGTTGAAgaaactgtttaatttttatatatatagttttGCAACTAGGATGTTTACTATTTTTGTGCTTGAGTAAGTAATGTATTATTTGTTCTGTTATCAACtgttattttgaactttatttgttttgaatgttATATTGAAATAGTAATTTCAATCGCGGGGGAGTGTTAAATCCCTTGCATATATTAAAGTAGAGGGCGCGTTGGCAGTGTGCGTCAAGTAGGTGCGCACACGTGCCCCTAtgtcataaaaactgattttgatcatttttgccaGTTAGTTGTTAGTTTTTGTTGGTTGTTGTCAGTTGTATTTTCTGTTAATGGTTAGGGCGGTGTTTTCAGTTTCTTAAGTTCATtatatgattttatatttacacgtttttaataaatgtattgttttGTTCGAAATGAGTTTATTGCCTATTGAAATACAGTCCACATAACCTACACAAGAGCATCGTACAGAGACTAATGAGTAAGGGTGTCGAtagctttaagagagccattgatcttcattgggaactAATAAAACTGATTAGAAACAGTCTAGTTGGGCCTAGAACCTGTTGCTTGTGGTcgtcaaatttatattttatttgtataatcttaaatatataaaaatcttctgtgcagacgtttgtcaccataaggcttttaaacagctgcaccgattttgatcaaattttttgtttgtaattaagctgtggcaagcatggtttcgaagcgcgatggatcgaatcggaaacgtttttgttaattaatttaaacattggatggttatttcTCCCAAatgagtaatatttattttaacctatttttgAGTGAGAACTTAAATAGATTTTTAACCCGTTGCGAAAgtacaataagaaagccagctctgctttttgtaatgaaatttcctactgtgatatgtcaattgagaataaataaaacatagagagagaagttaagccttcatttcttgaaagcaacgattttaggtctagtgatatattttaaagtgaagtactaaaaggttcacgcaaaacgtgtgttctgttgTCGTAGTTGAACCAATCAGACTATCAGTCAattgtgaccggatcggtgctttaggttttcctaaccaaatgatcagaaagtaccataCTGAGTTTTGGCAGCAATGTCAAGAAGACTTTAAGGATTTCCTAATTTAAGGAAAAGATgttggaatttaaagacgaaacaaattttattttcgtccagataaattacaagagggtagttctgtacacaaaagatcagtgcagtggaggatctttatctttggtggaaagaacaaattaggcaatatatgaagt
Proteins encoded:
- the LOC129230294 gene encoding uncharacterized protein LOC129230294 — protein: MTTQAFIARLKRFFGRRGKCSKIITDNAKTFVGANVEIKRLQKMVRLPDEILSNYFLIEGIQWNFIPPRSPNFGGIWEAGVKSFKFHLKRVIGSQNLTLEEFITILSEMEGVLNSRPLIPMSSEMDNFEILTPGHFLIGRPITTLSEPQLIDVKENTLSKWQRITKFSQQIWKLWKRDYLTHLQQRNKWKFSKNDVKTGTLVLIREENLPSTKWCVGRIIETNIGHDNRVRVVKLCLPSGSTLIRNVRDVCILPVEETV